The Fluviicola sp. genome contains a region encoding:
- a CDS encoding tetratricopeptide repeat protein encodes MKSALEILPIGTYFYFRKDSLYYLFQLLEISPNQILVQTFWSTTNVPSMDRFYQFDVKSACSEFDEQFDELIEIGRAEITTEQQKEIAQFLKIKASKIAREAGFLTLKREALEAFEKGEYREAVRLFSLAAPYSKYDIELYEKRGLSYLQLGQYSDALADFDYYLIHDPENEIVRAAYQKAFAKNK; translated from the coding sequence ATGAAATCTGCCCTGGAGATATTGCCCATAGGAACGTACTTTTACTTTCGTAAGGACTCGCTTTATTATTTGTTCCAGCTATTGGAAATTTCCCCGAACCAAATTCTGGTGCAAACGTTCTGGTCCACGACCAATGTTCCTTCCATGGACAGGTTTTACCAATTCGATGTGAAAAGTGCCTGCTCGGAATTTGATGAGCAATTCGATGAACTGATTGAGATCGGAAGAGCAGAAATTACCACGGAGCAACAGAAAGAAATTGCTCAGTTCCTGAAAATTAAAGCCAGCAAAATTGCCCGTGAAGCCGGATTTCTGACGCTTAAAAGAGAAGCATTGGAAGCTTTTGAAAAAGGAGAATACCGGGAAGCCGTACGCCTGTTCTCGTTGGCAGCACCTTATTCCAAGTACGATATCGAACTCTACGAAAAACGCGGACTATCATACCTGCAACTCGGACAGTATTCAGACGCCCTGGCTGATTTCGATTACTACCTCATCCACGATCCGGAGAACGAAATTGTTCGGGCTGCATACCAAAAGGCATTTGCAAAAAATAAGTAG
- the metF gene encoding methylenetetrahydrofolate reductase [NAD(P)H]: MKVIDHLNAAKDTLFSFEILPPLKGANIQSIYDGIDPLMEFKPKYINVTYHREEFIYKEREKGLLEKIAIRKRPGTVGICAAIMNKYYVDAVPHLICGGFSREETENALIDLQFLGIDNVLALRGDSIKTESTFKPDPEGHKYAVELINQISEMNKGNYLVDDIQLAPTDFCIGAAGYPEKHFEAMNLSTDLQYLKAKVDAGAEYIVTQMFFNNQKYFDFVDACRAIGITVPIIPGIKPITTLNHISFLPKVFHIDLPEELSKDLIKCKSNKDVFEVGVAWGIHQSQELKKAKVPGIHYYTMSTSESVKTIAEQIF; the protein is encoded by the coding sequence ATGAAAGTTATCGATCATTTAAACGCAGCGAAAGACACGCTATTTTCATTTGAAATTCTCCCTCCGCTAAAAGGAGCGAATATTCAATCCATTTACGACGGAATTGACCCCCTAATGGAATTCAAACCGAAGTACATCAATGTAACCTATCACCGCGAAGAATTCATCTACAAAGAACGCGAAAAAGGATTGCTTGAAAAAATCGCTATCCGCAAAAGACCGGGAACGGTTGGTATTTGTGCGGCAATTATGAACAAATACTACGTAGATGCCGTTCCGCATTTGATTTGCGGCGGATTTTCCCGCGAGGAAACCGAAAATGCTTTAATCGACTTGCAGTTCCTTGGAATTGACAACGTATTGGCATTGCGCGGCGATTCTATCAAAACAGAATCTACGTTCAAACCGGATCCGGAAGGGCATAAATACGCGGTGGAACTGATCAACCAGATTTCCGAAATGAACAAGGGAAATTACCTGGTGGATGACATTCAGCTTGCCCCGACTGATTTCTGTATCGGTGCGGCCGGTTACCCGGAAAAGCATTTCGAAGCCATGAACCTGAGCACCGACCTGCAATACCTGAAAGCAAAAGTGGATGCAGGTGCTGAGTACATCGTAACCCAGATGTTCTTCAACAATCAAAAATACTTCGATTTTGTGGACGCTTGCCGTGCCATCGGGATTACTGTTCCGATTATCCCGGGAATCAAGCCGATCACCACGCTGAACCATATTTCCTTCCTTCCGAAAGTATTCCACATTGACCTTCCGGAGGAATTGAGCAAAGACCTGATCAAATGCAAAAGCAACAAAGACGTTTTTGAAGTAGGTGTTGCCTGGGGAATCCACCAGTCGCAGGAACTGAAAAAAGCGAAAGTGCCCGGAATCCATTATTATACGATGTCAACCTCTGAAAGCGTTAAGACGATTGCAGAACAAATATTCTAA